A genomic segment from Nicotiana tabacum cultivar K326 chromosome 9, ASM71507v2, whole genome shotgun sequence encodes:
- the LOC142164088 gene encoding secreted RxLR effector protein 161-like: MDKDKDGKSVDETMYRGMIGSLLYLTSSRPDVMFSICKCARYQLAPKESHLTVVKRIIRYLIGTVDYRLWYESLDIFDLKGFSDADFAGDKIDRKRTSGTCQLLGKYLISWHNKKQCYVAISTTEAEYLVVGNYNTQVLWIFINY; encoded by the coding sequence ATGGATAAAGATAAAGATGGTAAGAGTGTCGATGAAACAATGTATCGAGGTATGATTGGTTCTCTACTCTATCTTACATCTAGTCGACCAGATGTTATGTTCAGTATTTGCAAATGTGCAAGATATCAGTTAGCTCCTAAAGAGTCCCACTTGACTGTTGTTAAACGTATTATCAGATATTTGATAGGGACAGTCGACTATAGATTATGGTACGAAAGTTTAGATATCTTTGATCTCAAAGGTTTTTCAGATGCAGATTTTGCAGGAGATAAAATTGATAGGAAAAGAACGAGTGGAACATGCCAATTACTTGGAAAATATCTTATATCTTGGCACAACAAGAAACAATGCTATGTAGCCATATCTACTACTGAAGCGGAATATTTGGTCGTAGGCAACTACAACACACAAGTCCTATGGATTTTCATTAATTATTAG